One segment of Curtobacterium sp. MR_MD2014 DNA contains the following:
- a CDS encoding WhiB family transcriptional regulator, translating into MSGVIRVNGSDFHAGVPEDWHVDPVSLGVPGVRRAEGDEENPLSWQVDSLCAQTDPEAFFPEKGGSTREAKKICGSCEVRSQCLEYALENDERFGIWGGLSERERRKLRRRA; encoded by the coding sequence ATGTCAGGGGTGATCAGGGTGAACGGTTCCGACTTCCACGCCGGCGTGCCGGAGGACTGGCACGTCGACCCGGTGTCGCTCGGTGTCCCCGGTGTCCGCCGTGCCGAGGGCGACGAGGAGAACCCGCTGTCGTGGCAGGTCGACTCGCTCTGCGCCCAGACCGACCCCGAGGCGTTCTTCCCCGAGAAGGGCGGCTCCACCCGCGAGGCGAAGAAGATCTGCGGGTCGTGCGAGGTCCGGTCGCAGTGCCTCGAGTACGCGCTCGAGAACGACGAGCGCTTCGGCATCTGGGGCGGCCTCTCCGAACGCGAGCGCCGGAAGCTCCGCCGCCGCGCCTGA
- the galE gene encoding UDP-glucose 4-epimerase GalE, with translation MSWLVTGGAGYIGSHVVRALRAAGIDTVAFDDLSSGFRAFVPEDVPFVEGTILDGDLLASTLRAHAVTGVVHVAGFKYAGVSVERPLHTYEQNVTGTATLLRAMAENGVTKAVFSSSAAVYGTPDVDVVVEDTPKAPESPYGESKLIGEWLLRDMEVAAGFATTSLRYFNVVGSGEPDLYDASPHNLFPLVFEALLAGRVPRINGDDYDTPDGTCVRDYIHVADLAHSHAVAAQKLEAGEQLERAYNLGSGDGVSVRQIMDAMASGTGIAFEPEVAPRRPGDPARIVATGEAAARDLDWAMRHSLDEMVSSAWEARRRVG, from the coding sequence ATGAGTTGGCTGGTCACCGGCGGTGCCGGGTACATCGGGTCCCACGTCGTCCGCGCGCTGCGCGCCGCAGGGATCGACACCGTCGCGTTCGACGACCTGTCGAGCGGGTTCCGTGCCTTCGTGCCGGAGGACGTGCCGTTCGTCGAGGGGACGATCCTGGACGGCGACCTGCTGGCCAGCACCCTCCGTGCGCACGCGGTGACCGGCGTCGTGCACGTCGCCGGCTTCAAGTACGCCGGCGTCTCGGTCGAGCGGCCGCTGCACACCTACGAGCAGAACGTCACCGGTACCGCGACCCTGCTCCGGGCGATGGCGGAGAACGGCGTCACCAAGGCCGTGTTCTCGTCGAGCGCCGCGGTCTACGGCACACCCGACGTCGACGTCGTCGTCGAGGACACCCCGAAGGCACCGGAGTCGCCGTACGGCGAGTCCAAGCTCATCGGCGAGTGGCTGCTCCGGGACATGGAGGTCGCCGCCGGGTTCGCGACCACCTCGCTCCGCTACTTCAACGTCGTCGGGTCGGGGGAGCCGGACCTGTACGACGCCAGCCCCCACAACCTGTTCCCGCTCGTGTTCGAGGCGCTGCTCGCCGGCCGGGTGCCGCGCATCAACGGCGACGACTACGACACCCCGGACGGCACCTGCGTCCGCGACTACATCCACGTCGCCGACCTCGCGCACTCGCACGCCGTCGCGGCGCAGAAGCTCGAGGCGGGCGAGCAGCTCGAGCGCGCCTACAACCTCGGCAGCGGGGACGGCGTGAGCGTCCGGCAGATCATGGACGCCATGGCATCGGGCACCGGGATCGCGTTCGAGCCCGAGGTCGCGCCCCGGCGTCCGGGTGACCCCGCCCGGATCGTCGCGACCGGCGAGGCCGCCGCGCGCGACCTCGACTGGGCGATGCGGCACTCGCTCGACGAGATGGTGTCCAGCGCCTGGGAGGCCCGTCGCCGCGTCGGCTGA
- the manA gene encoding mannose-6-phosphate isomerase, class I, translating into MFLGITNTPRDYAWGSTSAIPELLGRTVTGAPQAELWLGAHAGSPSVVVNPAMVGGADTLRDWIDAEPEAALGPDRSGLPFLLKLLAAAAPLSLQAHPTPEQARDGFAREEAAGTPLDDPARNYKDPFPKPELVVALSDRFEALSGFRPVGDTVAEVESLDGGSGRLGPLLAHLAQGLEDTVRWLETADASALAVVQAASDLATALPEDDRTPNVQTVVDLAAAYPGDPGVVVSMLMHRVTLRTGEAMYLPAGNVHAYLDGLGIELMAPSDNVLRGGLTAKHVDVPELLRVLDFTAYPAPVLTPERLDQGVDRFAPDGVGFALVRVTGDGRPVGLGTGGVAPLSGPSIAVCTTGAVTLVGARSATLLRQGESCYVTPDEGDVTVEADAATGLTSTVFIATGA; encoded by the coding sequence ATGTTCCTCGGCATCACCAACACGCCACGCGACTACGCCTGGGGTTCCACCAGCGCGATCCCCGAACTCCTCGGCCGCACCGTCACCGGTGCACCGCAGGCGGAGCTCTGGCTCGGCGCGCACGCGGGGAGCCCCAGCGTCGTCGTGAACCCGGCGATGGTGGGCGGTGCCGACACCCTGCGCGACTGGATCGACGCCGAGCCCGAGGCCGCGCTCGGCCCGGACCGCAGCGGCCTGCCGTTCCTGCTGAAGCTCCTCGCGGCGGCGGCACCCCTGTCGCTCCAGGCGCACCCCACGCCCGAGCAGGCCCGCGACGGCTTCGCGCGCGAGGAGGCCGCGGGGACCCCGCTGGACGACCCGGCGCGCAACTACAAGGACCCGTTCCCCAAGCCCGAGCTCGTCGTCGCCCTCAGTGACCGGTTCGAGGCGCTCAGCGGCTTCCGCCCGGTCGGTGACACCGTGGCCGAGGTCGAGTCGCTCGACGGCGGGAGCGGACGGCTCGGGCCGCTGCTCGCGCACCTCGCGCAGGGGCTCGAGGACACCGTGCGCTGGCTCGAGACCGCCGATGCGTCGGCGCTCGCCGTGGTGCAGGCGGCGTCCGACCTCGCCACCGCCCTGCCGGAGGACGACCGCACCCCGAACGTGCAGACGGTGGTCGACCTGGCCGCCGCGTACCCGGGCGATCCCGGCGTGGTCGTGTCGATGCTCATGCACCGCGTCACGCTCCGGACCGGCGAGGCGATGTACCTGCCCGCGGGCAACGTGCACGCCTACCTCGACGGGCTCGGCATCGAGCTCATGGCGCCGTCGGACAACGTGCTCCGGGGTGGCCTGACGGCGAAGCACGTCGACGTCCCGGAACTCCTGCGGGTGCTCGACTTCACCGCGTACCCGGCACCGGTGCTGACCCCGGAACGCCTCGACCAGGGCGTCGACCGGTTCGCTCCGGACGGGGTCGGGTTCGCGCTGGTCCGCGTCACCGGCGACGGTCGTCCGGTCGGCCTCGGCACCGGCGGTGTGGCACCGCTCTCCGGCCCGAGCATCGCGGTCTGCACCACGGGCGCCGTGACCCTCGTCGGCGCGCGGTCCGCGACCCTGCTCCGCCAGGGGGAGTCCTGCTACGTCACGCCGGACGAGGGCGACGTGACGGTCGAGGCCGACGCCGCGACCGGTCTGACGTCCACGGTCTTCATCGCGACCGGTGCGTGA
- a CDS encoding acyltransferase family protein, with translation MSEPRRPESTRWDVQALRAFAVLAVVLYHLWPNRLPGGFVGVDVFFVVSGFLITGHLVREQAATGRIRLGAFWARRAGRLLPGAFLTLLATGAAVLLLVPSSLWGQYGRELIASTVYLQNWQLASDAVDYLASDNRPSPFQHFWSLSVEEQFYIALPVLLVLLGAVLARARRRDPVLTARLLLGTVAVLSLAWSVVQTQTAPGIAYFSTATRAWEFALGGLVATVPLAVARSRRARAVRTGGTWLGVAGLVASVLVITPTTPYPGTAALLPVVSAALVVALGARSGLDVVGRTPPVAFVGRTSYAVYLWHWPAVVLLPIVLGHPLGTTSKVAVLVGALVLAAASTLLVEEPLRARVRSARVRPRRVAVLGVVASVAVVALGAGTLAAVQVQQVQAAAFAERLTRGDVDCFGAAARIGSDDPCVNPRLADVRVPAPAAAQHDDANSGDCWSNTTADFNVCALGPRTGYRKHLLAVGDSHNNALMTAYRAVAEREHWRIDVAGHIGCYFTTAVQQAPTQGYTDSCQGWKQNAVDWVRQHDDELDAVVVTHAATKSPVIVPDGSSNDATVVDGLVGAWRAATDAGVPVIAIRDNPTARDDVIACLAQMQGPTTGACDLPRDQALAAFDGSEQAVAAIGDRARYVDMTDWYCDRTTCPAVIGGVVTHRDPTHLTATFATTLAPALGDRLSSALASLER, from the coding sequence ATGTCCGAGCCGCGCCGCCCCGAGTCGACCCGATGGGACGTGCAGGCCCTGCGCGCCTTCGCCGTGCTGGCCGTCGTGCTGTACCACCTGTGGCCGAACCGGCTGCCCGGCGGCTTCGTCGGGGTCGACGTCTTCTTCGTCGTCTCCGGCTTCCTCATCACCGGCCACCTCGTGCGCGAACAGGCCGCGACGGGGCGCATCCGCCTCGGCGCCTTCTGGGCACGACGTGCCGGGCGGTTGCTGCCCGGCGCGTTCCTGACGCTCCTGGCCACGGGCGCCGCGGTGCTGCTGCTCGTCCCGAGCTCGCTGTGGGGGCAGTACGGGCGGGAGCTGATCGCGTCGACGGTGTACCTGCAGAACTGGCAGCTCGCGTCCGACGCCGTCGACTACCTGGCGAGCGACAACCGGCCGTCGCCGTTCCAGCACTTCTGGTCGCTCTCGGTCGAGGAGCAGTTCTACATCGCGCTCCCGGTGCTCCTCGTGCTGCTCGGCGCCGTGCTCGCCCGCGCCCGGCGTCGGGACCCCGTCCTCACGGCACGCCTCCTGCTCGGCACGGTCGCGGTCCTCTCCCTCGCGTGGTCGGTCGTGCAGACGCAGACCGCGCCCGGCATCGCCTACTTCTCGACCGCCACGCGTGCGTGGGAGTTCGCGCTCGGCGGGTTGGTCGCGACGGTCCCGCTCGCCGTCGCCCGTTCGCGTCGGGCGCGTGCGGTCCGGACGGGAGGCACGTGGCTGGGCGTCGCGGGCCTGGTCGCGTCCGTCCTCGTGATCACGCCGACGACCCCCTACCCCGGCACCGCGGCGCTCCTGCCCGTCGTGTCGGCCGCGCTCGTGGTCGCCCTCGGTGCCCGCAGCGGCCTCGACGTCGTCGGCCGGACCCCGCCGGTCGCGTTCGTCGGCCGGACGTCGTACGCGGTCTACCTGTGGCACTGGCCCGCCGTCGTCCTGCTGCCGATCGTGCTCGGCCACCCGCTCGGCACCACGAGCAAGGTGGCGGTCCTGGTCGGGGCACTCGTCCTCGCCGCGGCGTCCACGCTGCTCGTCGAGGAGCCGCTGCGCGCCCGGGTCCGTTCCGCACGTGTCCGTCCGCGACGCGTCGCCGTGCTCGGCGTGGTGGCGTCGGTGGCCGTCGTCGCGCTCGGCGCCGGCACGCTGGCCGCGGTGCAGGTCCAGCAGGTGCAGGCGGCCGCGTTCGCCGAGCGCCTGACGCGCGGGGACGTCGACTGCTTCGGCGCGGCCGCGCGCATCGGCTCGGACGACCCGTGCGTCAACCCGCGCCTCGCCGACGTCCGGGTGCCCGCCCCGGCCGCCGCCCAGCACGACGACGCGAACTCGGGCGACTGCTGGTCGAACACGACGGCCGACTTCAACGTCTGCGCGCTGGGACCGAGGACCGGGTACCGGAAGCACCTGCTCGCCGTCGGTGACTCGCACAACAACGCCCTGATGACGGCCTACCGCGCGGTCGCCGAGCGGGAGCACTGGCGCATCGACGTCGCCGGGCACATCGGCTGCTACTTCACGACGGCCGTGCAGCAGGCCCCCACGCAGGGCTACACCGACAGCTGCCAGGGCTGGAAGCAGAACGCCGTGGACTGGGTCCGGCAGCACGACGACGAGCTCGACGCCGTCGTGGTGACGCACGCGGCGACCAAGAGCCCGGTCATCGTCCCCGACGGCAGCAGCAACGACGCGACCGTGGTCGACGGTCTCGTCGGCGCGTGGCGGGCGGCGACGGACGCGGGCGTCCCGGTGATCGCGATCCGCGACAACCCGACCGCGCGCGACGACGTCATCGCGTGCCTCGCGCAGATGCAGGGCCCGACCACCGGGGCCTGCGACCTCCCGCGCGACCAGGCCCTGGCGGCCTTCGACGGCAGCGAGCAGGCCGTTGCGGCGATCGGGGACCGTGCCCGGTACGTCGACATGACGGACTGGTACTGCGACCGGACCACGTGCCCCGCGGTGATCGGCGGGGTCGTGACGCACCGCGACCCGACGCACCTGACGGCGACGTTCGCGACGACGCTCGCCCCGGCACTCGGCGACCGGCTCAGCTCGGCGCTCGCGTCGCTCGAGCGCTGA
- a CDS encoding O-antigen ligase family protein, giving the protein MTNTWPIARGTVSEREAFALAVTVLLTMFAGDAVPNTTTWYGAATIWAIEAAWGISVVVRARPPLTRTPRALWFFLAWCLVSVAWSHWRPATLASIVAQVVCALVAFAIASTLSWRRILDAASTAFRWVVGLSLVFEAVVAVVVRHPIAPIWTDYGDRDIPDAFYFSRAELFTGGRIQGLPGNANLLAMVALLAAIAVAVQLVDGRMRRGRAVAWLVVAAATLLLTRSSTVFLAVVAVVVALLVALWIRRVPSGRRGPRVLAVVAGLVVLVVAAVAARVPLLALLGRSSDLTGRGTIWTAVVGLAEQHPVLGWGWIGYWWPNIPMLAELAPRNGVQYLQAHDAALDVWMQTGLVGLALFLVYVLTTFGRSWSGAVRESYGPGLVQRPFDPVSLFPLLVVVALLVQALAESRLLYQGNWVLFALVAIKTRIVLVNEEPPSTGDGPRTPLAQRAFRATSG; this is encoded by the coding sequence GTGACGAACACCTGGCCGATCGCCCGCGGGACCGTGTCCGAGCGTGAGGCGTTCGCCCTCGCCGTGACCGTCCTGTTGACGATGTTCGCCGGTGACGCGGTCCCGAACACGACGACGTGGTACGGCGCCGCGACGATCTGGGCGATCGAGGCCGCCTGGGGCATCAGCGTCGTGGTGCGTGCGCGACCGCCGCTGACCCGGACGCCCCGCGCGCTCTGGTTCTTCCTCGCCTGGTGCCTGGTGTCGGTTGCGTGGTCGCACTGGCGACCGGCGACGCTCGCGAGCATCGTGGCGCAGGTGGTCTGCGCGCTGGTCGCCTTCGCGATCGCGTCGACGCTCTCCTGGCGCCGGATCCTCGACGCCGCGAGCACCGCGTTCCGCTGGGTCGTCGGCCTCTCCCTGGTCTTCGAGGCCGTGGTGGCCGTCGTCGTGAGGCACCCCATCGCGCCGATCTGGACCGACTACGGCGACCGGGACATCCCGGACGCCTTCTACTTCTCGCGCGCCGAGCTGTTCACCGGCGGACGCATCCAGGGTCTGCCGGGCAACGCCAACCTGCTGGCGATGGTCGCCCTGCTCGCGGCGATCGCCGTCGCGGTGCAGCTCGTCGACGGCCGGATGCGCCGGGGCCGGGCGGTCGCATGGTTGGTCGTGGCGGCCGCCACCCTGCTGCTCACCCGGTCCTCGACGGTGTTCCTGGCCGTGGTCGCGGTGGTCGTTGCCCTCCTGGTCGCCCTGTGGATCCGACGCGTCCCGAGCGGGCGCCGGGGACCGCGTGTGCTCGCGGTGGTCGCCGGCCTGGTCGTCCTGGTCGTCGCCGCCGTCGCCGCGCGCGTTCCGTTGCTGGCGCTGCTCGGCCGTTCGTCCGACCTGACGGGCCGGGGCACGATCTGGACCGCGGTCGTGGGTCTGGCGGAGCAGCACCCGGTGCTCGGCTGGGGGTGGATCGGCTACTGGTGGCCGAACATCCCGATGCTCGCCGAACTCGCGCCGCGGAACGGCGTCCAGTACCTGCAGGCGCACGATGCGGCGCTCGACGTGTGGATGCAGACCGGCCTGGTCGGTCTGGCGCTCTTCCTCGTGTACGTCCTGACCACCTTCGGCAGGTCGTGGTCGGGGGCCGTGCGGGAGTCCTACGGTCCCGGGCTCGTGCAGCGGCCGTTCGATCCGGTCTCGCTCTTCCCGCTGCTCGTCGTGGTCGCACTGCTCGTGCAGGCGCTCGCGGAGTCGCGCCTGCTCTACCAGGGGAACTGGGTGCTGTTCGCCCTCGTCGCGATCAAGACGCGGATCGTGCTCGTGAACGAGGAACCGCCGTCGACCGGGGACGGGCCGCGCACTCCCCTCGCGCAACGCGCCTTCCGCGCCACGTCGGGCTGA